TAGAGTTATTTTGATAACGTAAATCATCTACTGAAGTCAAAAATTCACTTTTTACACCAACAGGAATAATTTCGTACAATGCCGTTACAGTATGTCCTGCGCCAAGCTCTCCAGCATCTTTTTTATCATCATTGAAATCTTCTTTTTTGAGCATTCTGTTTTCATAACCAATAAGACGATAAGCAGCTACTTTTGTAGGATTAAATTCAATTTGAAGTTTGACATCTTTTGCAATTGTAAAAAGCGTTGCTCTCATTTCCTTCACAAATACTTTTTTTGCTTCTTGAATATTATCGATATAAAAATAATTTCCATTTCCTGCATTGCTCAACTCTTCCATTTGGTAATCTTTATAATTTCCCATTCCAAAACCACAAACGGTCAAGAAAATATCGTCATTTCGTTTGCTTTCAATAAGTTTTACAAGGTCGTCAGCCGAATTAACACCCACATTAAAATCGCCATCTGTACACAAAATGATTCTATTATTTCCATTTTTGATAAAATTTTCTTGTGCAATTTTATAAGCTAAAGTTATTCCTGCTCCTCCTGCTGTACTTCCACCTGCCGAAACATTTTCTAAGGCATTCAAGATTTTAGCTTTTTCTTTTACTGAAGTAGAAGGCAAAACCAAACCAGCAGCACCAGCATAAGCAACAATCGAAATACGGTCTTTTTCATTCATTTCTTCCAAAAGCATTTTCAAAGAAGAACGCAAAAGAGGGAGTTTGTTTGGGTCTTCCATCGAACCCGAAGCATCAATCAAAAAGACAAGATTAGAAGCCGATAAATTCTTGTAATCCAATTCTTTTCCTTGAATTCCGATATGAACTAATTTGTGTTTTGTGTTCCAAGGTGCAGCCGAAATTTCTGTACTTACAGAAAAAGGAACATCGTTTTTTGGTTGTGGATAATCGTAATCAAAATAATTGATAAACTCTTCGATACGAACAGCATCAGGATTTGGAAGCTGTCCAGACTGAATAAAACGACGAGCAGTAGTATAAGAAGCATTATCAACATCAATAGAAAAAGTAGAAAGAGCTTGATTTTTGGGTTGGATAAATTTATTTTCTACTAATTTTTGATAGTTTTCGGTGTTTGTATTTTTTACATCATCTTTTCTAGGAGCTTCTATCGCTGTTACATCAGTTACAATATTATCGATTTCTATTTCGACATCTTCTATCTTTATTTCAATATTTTCATCTAATTCTAAATCATTTTCTACCTCTATTATTTCTTCTGGAGATATGGGCGTTGGAATATTTGTAAGTGGAACATCTATAATTTCCTGATCTTTATCAGAACTAACCAAAACAGTAGAATCAGCCATTAGATTGCTATTTGAAGCTGTTTTTTGATTAGAACAAGCTGAAAGAATAGCTAAAAAGGCAGCTAGAAAAGCGAGGATTAAAATTTGTTTTTGAGTTTTCATAAAAAGTAGTTTTTGAGTTGTAGAAATATAAAATTTTGGAATCTCATTTTTACGTTAAACATTATCACGATTATTTACAGATTTGATAATCAGAAAGTCTTATTTTTCCATAGCGTAGGGTTTGCAAACCCTACGTTATGTAAAAATGAACATTACTAAATTAAGTGTGATAATATTTATTAGATGAAATTTCTAATGAGTTTCCATGTTTCTACAATCACTTTTTTTTGAAAAAGACACATACAATTCAAAGAAAAAACAAAGTTGAACTCAAATAATCTTACTTTACCTCATCTCTAGCTTCAATAGCTACTAACTTCGGAATACCTGCTATATCTTCTATAATCATCTCTATAATTTTTCCATCTTCAAAACGATAGTGAAAAGAAAAAAGTTGATTATCAATACCTTTTACTTTTGCTACAGGAACTCTTGTGAATAATACATATTCTTGTGAGAGGTTCACAATATTGCGTATCTTATCTGCTATGAGTTTAAATTCATCAGGTGTAGCTCGCCAATATAAGTGTTGAGAAGAGTGTTCTTGCCAAACAACGTCTTCTAAATTTTCCTTGAGTAGGTCTATAATAATGTGTCCTTCATCTTCAGCTTTCGTAAGAAAAAATAGATTAGACATCTCATATTGCTGTTTTTGTGATATTCTATACGAAATATAGTTCTTTATTTTTTCTTTATACTCAATAGCCTCATCTACAAACATAACCTGCAATTTCACTAGGTTTTCTTCTTCTACAATATCAAAACTTATTTTACTTAAAATGGTAGTATCACTTGTTTCTAAACTTTGTAATAGAACATTTTTATCATTTGTATAAATTAACTCCCTTATAAATCTCTTATTTTCTTCGGAAGTAGGATAAATACTTATACTAATTTTCGAATCTTGATAGACTGTTTCTTTCTGATAAGGCTTAACGGTACAAGAAAAAAAAGTTGATACAAGAAAGAATAATATGAGAATTTGCTTTATCATGATTTCGAATGTTTTTTAAGTAGAAAATAGTAAAAACCCTAAGGGTCTTCGAAGACCCTTAGGGTTTAATAATAGCTCAAAAATCAACTTCTTAAATATGAATTACTTCTCCATACGCTGCTGCTGCTGCTTCCATAACAGCTTCTGACATTGTTGGGTGTGGATGAACCGATTTTACGATTTCCATTCCTGTTGTTTCTAATTTTCTTGCCACAACAGCTTCTGCAATCATTTCAGTTACATTTGCACCTATCATGTGTGCGCCTAGCCATTCGCCATATTTTGCATCAAAGATTACTTTTACAAAACCTTCTTTTGCACCTGCTGCACTTGCTTTTCCTGATGCAGAGAATGGGAATTTGCCTACTTTAATTTCATAACCTGCTTCTTTTGCTTGTGCTTCTGTCATTCCTACTGAAGAAATTTCTGGCTGACAGTACGTACATCCAGGGATATTTCCGTAGTTTAATGGCTCTGGATGATGTCCTGCAATTTTCTCTACACAAATAATTCCTTCTGCGCTTGCTACGTGTGCAAGAGCAGGTCCGTGTACAATGTCCCCAATCGCATAAACGCCATCAACTGAAGTTTTGTAATAGTCATCAACAACAACTTTTCCTTTTTCAGTTTTTACGCCTGTGCTTTCTAAGCCAATTCCTTCTAAGTTTGTAGAAACTCCAACAGCAGAAAGAACTACATCACATTCGATGATTTCTTCGCCTTTTTTAGTTTTGACAGTTACTTTACAACCTGTTCCAGAAGTATCTACTTTTGTTACTTCTGAAGAAGTCATTACTTTCATTCCTTTTTTCTTGTATTGTCTTTCTAGTTCTTTAGAAACATCTGCATCTTCAACAGGAACGATTCTGTCCATAAATTCTACAATTGTTACTTCTGTTCCGATAGAATTATAAAGATAAGCAAACTCTACTCCGATAGCTCCAGAACCTACCACAACCATTTTTTTAGGTTGTTTTTCTAAAGACATCGCTTTACGGTATTCAATGATTTTTTTACCATCAATAGGAAGATTTGGTAATTCTCTTGCACGTCCACCTGTTGCAAGGATTATACTCTTTGCTTCATAAATTTCTTTTTTTCCATCTTGAGTGGTTACTTCTACTTTGCCTTTTCCAGCTAGTTTTCCGAAGCCCATTATTTTATCAATTTTATTCTTTTTGAATAAAAACTCAATTCCTTTGCTCATTCCACCAGCTACATTTCGGCTACGACCAATCATATCGCCAAAATTTACTTTAGATTCGCCTACTTCGATGCCATATTCTTTGGCATGTTGAACATATTCGAATACTTGAGCAGACTTTAAAAGTGCTTTTGTAGGAATACAGCCCCAATTTAGACAGATTCCACCAAGTGATTCTTTTTCGATAACGCCTACTTTTAGTCCGAGTTGAGAAGCACGAATTGCAGCTACATA
This is a stretch of genomic DNA from Bernardetia sp. MNP-M8. It encodes these proteins:
- a CDS encoding VWA domain-containing protein, with amino-acid sequence MKTQKQILILAFLAAFLAILSACSNQKTASNSNLMADSTVLVSSDKDQEIIDVPLTNIPTPISPEEIIEVENDLELDENIEIKIEDVEIEIDNIVTDVTAIEAPRKDDVKNTNTENYQKLVENKFIQPKNQALSTFSIDVDNASYTTARRFIQSGQLPNPDAVRIEEFINYFDYDYPQPKNDVPFSVSTEISAAPWNTKHKLVHIGIQGKELDYKNLSASNLVFLIDASGSMEDPNKLPLLRSSLKMLLEEMNEKDRISIVAYAGAAGLVLPSTSVKEKAKILNALENVSAGGSTAGGAGITLAYKIAQENFIKNGNNRIILCTDGDFNVGVNSADDLVKLIESKRNDDIFLTVCGFGMGNYKDYQMEELSNAGNGNYFYIDNIQEAKKVFVKEMRATLFTIAKDVKLQIEFNPTKVAAYRLIGYENRMLKKEDFNDDKKDAGELGAGHTVTALYEIIPVGVKSEFLTSVDDLRYQNNSKISSNYTAVASSDELLNLKLRYKKPDETKSKLIVSPLKDENIALSKTSDNFRFSAAVASFGMILRNSEYKSNADYQNVIELAKNAKGQDIEGYRSEFLKLVESCMLMSK
- the lpdA gene encoding dihydrolipoyl dehydrogenase — its product is MATYDLLVIGSGPGGYVAAIRASQLGLKVGVIEKESLGGICLNWGCIPTKALLKSAQVFEYVQHAKEYGIEVGESKVNFGDMIGRSRNVAGGMSKGIEFLFKKNKIDKIMGFGKLAGKGKVEVTTQDGKKEIYEAKSIILATGGRARELPNLPIDGKKIIEYRKAMSLEKQPKKMVVVGSGAIGVEFAYLYNSIGTEVTIVEFMDRIVPVEDADVSKELERQYKKKGMKVMTSSEVTKVDTSGTGCKVTVKTKKGEEIIECDVVLSAVGVSTNLEGIGLESTGVKTEKGKVVVDDYYKTSVDGVYAIGDIVHGPALAHVASAEGIICVEKIAGHHPEPLNYGNIPGCTYCQPEISSVGMTEAQAKEAGYEIKVGKFPFSASGKASAAGAKEGFVKVIFDAKYGEWLGAHMIGANVTEMIAEAVVARKLETTGMEIVKSVHPHPTMSEAVMEAAAAAYGEVIHI